In a single window of the Terriglobus roseus genome:
- a CDS encoding TonB-dependent receptor → MKINRILGTASALVLCATAGGAASAQLSTATMFGVVRDASGAAIPNASITLTQTETNFSSKITAKEDGSYHVEFLPVGPYKITVSSAGFKTLERSGVVLSVMQNAEVNLALEIGGAADTVNVSSDVPLINIGNSTLGNTVDNVEIDNLPLINRDVTRLLQLVPGVQSVQTSNSLGFQELHVLVNGAADSLVGQTSYYLDGGLNMTGLRNSGNAVPNPDAVSQFNVVTNNYSAQLGKYSSAVVSVITKSGTNKFHGSAFEFYRSRNFNATTHLQGSKNPYNQHRFGGTVGGPIRHDKDFFFASAAAFRFIQYGNYSGSLPSLAQQAGNFSENTPTAAEQANCKATPTAAANTAVHFLVCNPATGLPYANNTLPTVDPTAVNILKYIRANLPTQQPAQFGDTQYTYRTRSPLPEQNNEYLIKTDHQIAAKHRLTLSYFMLDYKVRSVPSTFTQAWSYSDYANKQQNANVGETWTVSDRTVNQFFVGYTRQNGGRNPVPGNSTLADFGSDFGVVGTPSRGQIAVGGVEAFTLGQAITGPKAGSNVYNVRDVLATTRGKHSLYVGGEAGLEKDFQLTSLSNYGVFTFSTTNGASGARTTNGLSDFLAGVPATMAQDTGLYANASYFNYGVFAQDDWRILSNLTLNLGLRYDWQQAPTEPLSRQTNFVPGAQSHAFPNVNIVGKTGPQLAPVGLQFPGDPGVPRGGVFTPKNHFSPRFGFAYDPGGRGTTVFHGAAGLFFGGISGNEWEFPSNFAPYAVRNTYNKVVSLTHPYQGDPTEFPTGTNPYPALSYKGDGNVTFLPLNQVVAFDPNYKWPYSIQINAGFQHQLTKGLAISAYYVGSLNRKLPLYNDINGPQFNITAAGTSGASCTDLTKACGYANNSNTVNNRRPLNSQFGASAANPLYSQVYIIRSNQNSNYNGLQVTVEQRLTHRVSARGYYSWSKTLQSNNLNNQGGMNGVFVDNNYPQLEARQRSDQDRRHMMTATIVWKPDYFDNFNHAVRYFANGWTITAIWTANSGQPFTITTGVDNYFSGNGNNRVSVVPGKTPRVLDNNGSRATAMNQWFDTSAFCRPGVDAGCPGVGPLGLLGNFRASTLDSPGYRNIDASIFKDFPLHGEGLKFQIRGESTNVFNLTNLGQPTSVANNTNYGKVTSTSGNNRIIQVGGRILF, encoded by the coding sequence ATGAAGATCAACAGAATCCTGGGGACAGCATCTGCCCTGGTGCTTTGCGCGACCGCCGGCGGGGCCGCGTCCGCACAGCTTAGTACCGCGACCATGTTCGGCGTTGTCCGCGACGCTTCCGGCGCCGCGATCCCGAACGCCAGCATCACCCTCACGCAGACGGAAACGAACTTCAGCAGCAAGATCACTGCCAAGGAAGACGGCAGCTATCACGTAGAGTTTTTGCCGGTTGGACCCTACAAGATCACCGTCAGTTCGGCCGGCTTCAAAACACTGGAGCGCTCCGGGGTCGTTCTCTCCGTCATGCAGAACGCAGAGGTGAACCTGGCCCTCGAGATTGGCGGCGCCGCGGACACCGTCAACGTCAGCAGCGACGTCCCCCTGATCAACATTGGCAACTCCACTCTGGGCAACACGGTCGACAACGTCGAGATCGACAATCTGCCCCTGATCAACCGGGACGTGACCCGCCTTTTGCAACTGGTACCTGGTGTTCAGAGCGTGCAGACGTCCAACAGCCTCGGATTCCAGGAACTGCACGTGCTCGTCAATGGCGCAGCGGACAGCCTGGTGGGGCAGACCTCGTACTACCTGGACGGCGGTCTGAACATGACCGGCCTGCGCAACAGCGGCAACGCGGTGCCGAACCCGGATGCCGTCAGCCAGTTCAACGTGGTGACGAACAACTACAGTGCCCAGCTCGGCAAGTATTCGTCTGCCGTGGTCAGCGTTATCACCAAGAGCGGTACGAACAAGTTCCACGGATCGGCCTTCGAGTTCTACCGGTCGCGTAACTTTAACGCGACGACCCACCTTCAGGGCAGCAAGAACCCTTACAACCAGCACCGCTTCGGCGGAACGGTGGGCGGCCCCATCCGGCATGACAAGGACTTCTTCTTCGCCAGCGCCGCAGCATTCCGTTTCATCCAGTACGGCAACTACAGTGGCAGCCTGCCCAGCCTGGCGCAACAGGCTGGCAACTTCTCTGAGAACACCCCGACGGCTGCCGAGCAGGCCAACTGCAAAGCGACGCCAACGGCAGCAGCCAACACGGCGGTACACTTCCTGGTCTGCAACCCGGCGACTGGCCTCCCGTATGCGAACAACACGTTACCCACGGTAGACCCCACCGCCGTCAATATCCTCAAGTACATCCGCGCAAATCTGCCCACCCAGCAGCCCGCGCAGTTTGGCGACACCCAGTACACCTACCGGACACGTTCTCCGCTGCCGGAGCAGAACAACGAATACCTGATCAAGACCGATCACCAGATCGCGGCAAAGCACCGTCTGACGCTGAGCTACTTCATGCTGGACTACAAGGTTCGCAGCGTTCCAAGCACCTTTACGCAGGCCTGGTCCTATTCCGACTACGCGAACAAGCAGCAGAACGCGAATGTTGGCGAAACCTGGACGGTAAGCGACCGTACCGTGAACCAGTTCTTCGTCGGCTACACGCGCCAGAACGGCGGCCGCAACCCGGTTCCGGGCAACAGCACCCTGGCCGACTTCGGCTCAGACTTCGGAGTCGTTGGCACGCCCTCGCGCGGCCAGATCGCCGTCGGCGGCGTAGAGGCTTTCACCCTCGGCCAGGCCATCACCGGTCCCAAAGCGGGTTCTAACGTCTACAACGTGCGCGACGTGCTGGCGACAACCCGCGGTAAGCACTCTCTCTACGTCGGTGGTGAGGCAGGTCTGGAGAAAGACTTCCAGCTCACCTCGTTGTCCAACTACGGTGTTTTCACCTTCTCCACCACAAACGGCGCTTCCGGCGCTCGCACCACCAATGGTCTGTCGGACTTTCTGGCGGGCGTCCCTGCCACTATGGCCCAGGACACGGGCCTATATGCGAACGCAAGCTACTTCAACTACGGCGTCTTTGCGCAGGATGACTGGCGGATCCTCAGCAACCTTACGCTGAACCTCGGACTTCGGTATGACTGGCAGCAGGCACCGACCGAGCCCCTGTCACGCCAGACAAACTTCGTTCCCGGCGCGCAGTCGCATGCGTTCCCCAACGTGAACATCGTCGGCAAGACAGGCCCGCAGCTCGCACCCGTTGGCCTTCAGTTTCCGGGTGACCCGGGCGTGCCGCGCGGTGGCGTCTTCACACCGAAGAATCACTTCTCGCCGCGCTTCGGCTTTGCCTACGATCCGGGCGGCAGAGGGACGACGGTCTTCCACGGCGCCGCAGGCCTCTTCTTCGGCGGGATATCAGGCAACGAGTGGGAGTTCCCATCCAACTTTGCGCCGTACGCCGTCCGCAACACCTACAACAAGGTCGTCTCGCTCACGCACCCCTATCAGGGCGATCCCACGGAGTTCCCGACGGGAACCAATCCCTATCCAGCACTCAGCTACAAGGGAGATGGCAACGTAACCTTCCTGCCGCTGAACCAGGTCGTGGCCTTCGACCCCAACTACAAGTGGCCATACTCCATCCAGATCAACGCAGGCTTCCAGCACCAGCTGACCAAGGGACTCGCGATCAGCGCGTACTACGTCGGATCGTTGAACCGCAAGCTGCCGCTCTATAACGACATCAACGGTCCACAGTTCAACATCACGGCTGCGGGGACCAGCGGTGCCAGTTGCACGGATCTCACCAAGGCCTGCGGCTACGCCAACAACAGCAACACGGTCAACAACCGCCGTCCGCTGAACTCGCAGTTCGGGGCCTCCGCTGCGAATCCGCTATACAGCCAGGTCTACATCATCCGGTCGAACCAGAATTCCAACTACAACGGCCTGCAGGTAACAGTCGAACAGCGCCTGACCCACCGTGTCAGCGCACGCGGCTACTACTCCTGGAGCAAGACGCTGCAGAGCAATAACCTCAACAACCAGGGCGGCATGAACGGCGTCTTCGTCGACAACAACTATCCCCAGCTCGAGGCCCGTCAGCGTTCCGATCAGGATCGTCGCCACATGATGACGGCCACCATCGTCTGGAAGCCTGACTACTTCGACAACTTCAACCATGCCGTCCGTTACTTCGCCAACGGCTGGACGATCACCGCCATCTGGACTGCAAACAGCGGCCAGCCCTTCACCATCACCACCGGCGTGGACAACTACTTCTCCGGCAACGGCAACAACCGTGTCAGCGTCGTCCCGGGCAAGACACCCCGCGTCCTGGACAACAATGGTTCGCGCGCAACCGCCATGAACCAGTGGTTCGATACCTCGGCCTTCTGCCGTCCCGGTGTGGACGCAGGTTGCCCCGGTGTCGGCCCGCTTGGCCTCCTCGGCAACTTCCGCGCATCCACGCTCGACAGCCCCGGCTACCGCAACATCGACGCCTCCATCTTCAAGGACTTCCCGCTCCATGGCGAAGGGCTCAAGTTCCAGATCCGTGGAGAATCCACCAACGTCTTCAACCTCACCAACCTCGGCCAGCCTACCTCCGTTGCCAACAACACCAACTACGGCAAGGTCACCAGCACGTCTGGTAATAACCGCATCATCCAGGTGGGCGGCCGCATTTTGTTCTAA
- a CDS encoding GH92 family glycosyl hydrolase, which translates to MKKALCLLLLVLSARGAAVAVTAQRDAVSYVNPLIGTQKSAIGYGATMPFVTAPFGMTSWVAQTRQNKISITSYNYDDKTISGFIGTHQPAVWMGDYGYVTIVPQSGALRTRPEERAVAFRHEDETARPDYYAVTLASSLHAEMTGSDRAALMRFRFPKTGVARILVEASRPGINGSAKVDLQKHEITGYNPHRMDAHLGPDKGAAALPSFKGYFVVQFREVPRAGKTYGENDSNAYRGAYVEFAPRSEVEMRVGTSFLSIDQARENLQREIPTWDFDATQRKLRAQWNDKLQRLQVTASDSDKTMLYTAMYHALLYPRQFSEYGRYYSAFDDTIHTGESYTAYSIWDTFRAENSLITLLAPERVDGMITALLQNFKEGGWMPKWPNPGYTNIMIGTHADSLVAEAIRKGFHGFDRELAWKAVYKDAMSPPDGDTTRRWLDREEHTPYEARAGLTYYKTLGYIPTDKTDEAASRTLEDSYDDWCVAQVAHALGKTDDYKFFLHRSLNGEHLFNPALSLMNARTSDGKWAPIGGSEDTNENRSVSGWTEGDAWVYTFSMFHDQAGLMRLMGGPQKYASQLDKHFEGGHNVHKNEPSHHYGYLYDFAGQPWKTQAMVREIAAKEYSSGPGGLDGDDDCGQMSAWLLFTSFGFYPVNPASGDYMIGSPIYPHISLRLANGKTFTVTAQNNSKTNVYIKSASLNGTSLEKPVLTWEQIQAGGTLHFVMGARPSQWGNNYRPRVVE; encoded by the coding sequence ATGAAGAAAGCTCTTTGCCTTTTGTTGCTCGTGCTCAGCGCACGCGGCGCAGCCGTTGCTGTCACAGCACAGCGTGACGCTGTCTCGTATGTGAATCCCTTGATCGGGACACAGAAGAGCGCCATCGGCTACGGCGCAACGATGCCTTTTGTGACGGCACCCTTCGGCATGACCAGCTGGGTCGCGCAGACCCGGCAGAACAAGATCAGCATCACGTCGTATAACTACGACGATAAGACCATCAGCGGCTTCATCGGCACACACCAGCCCGCCGTGTGGATGGGCGACTATGGCTACGTCACCATCGTGCCGCAGTCCGGTGCACTTCGCACCAGGCCGGAAGAGCGCGCCGTCGCCTTTCGCCACGAAGACGAGACAGCCCGGCCGGACTACTACGCCGTCACGCTTGCTTCGTCCCTGCATGCGGAGATGACGGGCAGCGACCGCGCCGCATTAATGCGCTTTCGCTTTCCGAAGACGGGCGTTGCGCGAATTCTCGTCGAAGCTTCACGGCCCGGAATCAACGGCTCTGCCAAAGTCGACTTACAGAAGCATGAGATCACGGGCTACAACCCGCATCGCATGGATGCGCACCTGGGGCCGGACAAGGGCGCAGCCGCGCTGCCGTCGTTCAAGGGGTACTTCGTTGTGCAGTTCCGTGAGGTGCCGCGCGCAGGCAAGACCTACGGCGAGAACGACTCCAACGCCTACCGTGGCGCGTACGTCGAGTTCGCACCCAGGTCGGAAGTTGAGATGCGGGTCGGCACCTCGTTCCTGAGCATCGACCAGGCCCGCGAAAATCTGCAGCGCGAGATCCCCACGTGGGACTTCGACGCAACGCAGCGCAAGCTGCGTGCGCAGTGGAATGACAAGCTGCAACGTCTGCAGGTGACGGCGAGTGACAGCGACAAGACCATGCTCTACACCGCGATGTACCACGCTCTGCTGTACCCGCGGCAGTTCTCAGAGTATGGCCGTTACTACAGCGCCTTCGACGACACGATTCATACCGGCGAGAGCTATACCGCCTACTCCATCTGGGACACCTTCCGTGCCGAGAACAGCCTGATCACGCTTCTCGCGCCGGAGCGTGTGGACGGGATGATCACCGCGCTGCTGCAGAACTTCAAAGAAGGCGGATGGATGCCGAAGTGGCCGAACCCGGGCTACACCAACATCATGATCGGCACACATGCTGACTCGCTTGTGGCAGAAGCCATCCGCAAAGGCTTCCACGGCTTCGATCGTGAACTGGCGTGGAAGGCGGTCTATAAAGATGCTATGTCTCCTCCCGATGGCGATACCACGCGCCGCTGGCTGGACAGGGAAGAGCACACGCCTTACGAAGCGCGTGCGGGCCTGACGTACTACAAGACGCTCGGCTACATCCCCACGGACAAGACAGACGAAGCCGCCAGCCGCACGCTGGAGGACAGCTATGACGACTGGTGCGTGGCGCAGGTGGCGCATGCACTCGGCAAGACCGACGACTACAAGTTCTTCCTGCATCGGTCGCTCAACGGCGAGCACCTCTTCAACCCTGCGCTTTCCTTAATGAATGCTCGCACCAGCGATGGCAAGTGGGCACCCATCGGCGGCAGCGAGGACACGAACGAGAATCGCTCCGTATCGGGTTGGACCGAGGGCGATGCGTGGGTCTACACCTTCAGCATGTTTCACGATCAGGCCGGTCTGATGCGCCTGATGGGTGGCCCGCAGAAGTACGCATCGCAACTCGACAAGCACTTCGAGGGTGGCCACAACGTTCACAAGAACGAGCCAAGTCACCACTACGGCTACTTGTATGACTTCGCAGGCCAGCCCTGGAAGACACAGGCCATGGTGCGCGAGATCGCCGCGAAGGAATACAGCAGCGGACCCGGTGGTCTGGATGGTGACGATGACTGCGGCCAGATGTCCGCGTGGCTACTCTTCACATCCTTCGGCTTCTATCCCGTGAACCCGGCAAGCGGCGACTACATGATTGGTTCGCCGATCTATCCGCACATAAGCCTGAGGCTGGCGAACGGCAAGACCTTCACCGTCACCGCTCAGAACAACTCAAAGACGAACGTCTATATCAAGTCCGCCTCATTGAACGGCACGTCGCTGGAGAAGCCGGTTCTCACCTGGGAGCAAATCCAGGCGGGAGGCACGCTGCATTTCGTCATGGGCGCACGGCCATCGCAGTGGGGCAACAACTATCGTCCTAGAGTCGTTGAGTAG
- a CDS encoding phosphatidylinositol-specific phospholipase C1-like protein: protein MKLFALAVMAVAAALPAQSKQDAAQQDKTLKLNQIQVIGSHNSYNLGFAPSEAAYLKSVKPKSYESLEYSHKSLANQLDGGVRQLEIDVFPDPQGGRFAHPSILRITKEKGLPEDPYFDPKHEMEKPGIKVIHVQDLNQRSSCPLFTECLKQVRDWSKAHPNHVPLFLLIENKSGKSNMPGGVDVPLWTKTEFDALDKEIRSVFSDKEMILPDQVRGSYPTLREAVLAGHWPTLAESRGKVIFLMDQRNASPVYLEGHPNLKGRVLFTHAIPSEPDAAFVEMNGGTQAEIDAVIKQGFIVRTRTDEGTVAARDNNTTRRDEVLSSGATMISTDYPLSEPSVWSGYSVGFPDGMPVRCNPISAPKTCKEDLLEPGAKSAGKPSVQHHP from the coding sequence GTGAAGCTATTCGCACTTGCAGTAATGGCCGTGGCCGCAGCATTACCCGCACAAAGCAAGCAGGACGCCGCGCAGCAGGACAAGACGCTCAAGCTGAATCAGATCCAGGTCATCGGATCGCACAACAGCTACAACCTGGGCTTTGCTCCGAGTGAAGCTGCGTACCTCAAGTCCGTGAAGCCGAAGTCGTACGAGTCGCTGGAATACTCGCACAAGTCGCTTGCCAATCAACTGGACGGTGGTGTGCGCCAGCTCGAGATCGATGTCTTCCCGGATCCGCAGGGTGGTCGCTTCGCACATCCCAGCATCCTTCGCATCACCAAGGAAAAGGGACTGCCGGAAGATCCGTACTTCGACCCGAAGCACGAGATGGAGAAGCCCGGCATCAAGGTGATCCATGTGCAGGATCTGAATCAGCGGTCTTCCTGCCCGCTCTTCACGGAGTGCCTGAAGCAAGTGCGTGACTGGTCCAAGGCGCACCCGAACCATGTGCCGTTGTTTCTGTTGATTGAGAATAAGAGCGGCAAGAGCAACATGCCCGGCGGCGTGGATGTTCCGCTTTGGACGAAGACTGAGTTCGACGCGCTCGACAAGGAAATTCGTTCTGTCTTCTCCGATAAGGAGATGATCCTTCCGGACCAGGTGCGAGGCTCCTATCCCACGCTGCGCGAAGCTGTTCTCGCCGGCCATTGGCCCACATTGGCTGAGTCGCGCGGCAAGGTCATCTTCCTGATGGATCAACGCAACGCGAGCCCGGTCTACCTGGAAGGCCATCCCAACCTCAAGGGTCGCGTGCTGTTTACCCACGCCATTCCCAGCGAGCCCGATGCCGCTTTTGTGGAGATGAACGGCGGTACACAGGCAGAGATCGATGCTGTCATTAAGCAGGGCTTCATCGTGCGCACACGCACAGACGAAGGGACGGTTGCTGCGCGTGACAACAACACCACCCGCCGTGATGAAGTTCTGAGCAGCGGTGCCACCATGATCAGCACGGACTATCCGCTCTCCGAGCCATCCGTTTGGAGTGGATATTCCGTCGGATTCCCGGACGGCATGCCCGTTCGCTGCAATCCCATCAGTGCGCCTAAGACGTGCAAGGAAGACCTGCTTGAGCCCGGTGCGAAGAGTGCCGGCAAGCCATCGGTACAGCATCACCCGTAA
- a CDS encoding inositol oxygenase family protein yields the protein MSTAVATPAHNPLGDMDEWDEFLEGRYKEGKTETEFRQYDAEANPGVAEFYRLNHQFQTHEYVLGKEKEYFGLKRGMKSIWEAAEFLNTLVDDSDPDTDLTQMEHLLQTSEAMRANNEPRWMVATGFVHDLGKCLCLYGEPQWGVVGDTFPTGCAYSDQVVFPEYFKANPDYNNPVFQTKYGIYEPNCGLDKVKMSFGHDGYIYEVMKNYLPMEALYMLRYHSFYAWHRHGAYDHLCNEQDRAMLPSVLKFNPYDLYSKGHTKPNLAELKPYYDDLFAEFFPEKLAW from the coding sequence ATGAGCACAGCAGTTGCGACGCCGGCACATAACCCTCTCGGGGATATGGATGAGTGGGATGAGTTTCTGGAAGGTCGTTACAAGGAAGGCAAGACCGAGACGGAGTTCCGCCAGTACGACGCTGAGGCGAACCCCGGTGTGGCCGAGTTCTATCGCCTGAACCACCAGTTCCAGACGCATGAGTACGTCCTAGGCAAGGAGAAGGAATACTTCGGCCTGAAGCGCGGGATGAAAAGCATCTGGGAAGCCGCAGAGTTCCTCAATACCCTCGTCGATGACAGCGATCCCGATACGGATCTCACGCAGATGGAGCACCTGCTGCAGACCTCCGAAGCCATGCGCGCGAACAACGAGCCGCGCTGGATGGTCGCAACGGGTTTCGTGCATGACCTGGGCAAGTGTCTCTGCCTTTACGGTGAACCGCAGTGGGGCGTTGTGGGCGACACCTTTCCGACTGGCTGCGCGTATTCCGACCAGGTGGTCTTCCCGGAGTACTTCAAGGCCAACCCGGACTACAACAACCCGGTGTTCCAGACGAAGTACGGCATCTACGAGCCGAACTGCGGTCTGGACAAGGTCAAGATGAGCTTCGGCCATGACGGCTACATTTACGAAGTCATGAAGAATTACCTGCCGATGGAAGCGCTCTACATGCTGCGTTACCACTCGTTCTACGCGTGGCACCGCCACGGAGCGTATGACCATCTGTGCAACGAGCAGGACCGTGCCATGCTGCCGTCCGTGCTCAAGTTCAACCCGTACGACCTGTACTCGAAGGGCCACACCAAGCCGAACCTGGCCGAACTGAAGCCGTACTACGACGATCTGTTCGCGGAGTTCTTCCCGGAGAAGCTCGCCTGGTAA
- a CDS encoding LacI family DNA-binding transcriptional regulator produces the protein MAVRLKDIARDLNVSTVTVSKVLRGNSDISEKTRARVLKRMAELKYQPNMLARGLASGKTFTVGLVVPDLVHPFFAEFAKSLSGVLRASQRALLIASSEESPEIEQQEIRTLMSRGVDVLLIASCQPKLKSFYELGDERTPYLLIDRNFPYLAAHFVGSDDYKAGCMATQHLIDIGRHRIAHIGGRDMSPSLERMRGYRDTLAKSGLPVDESIILTLERFEETGDSQGHAAMQQLLKAQPRPDAVFCYNDLTAIGAMEAAREAGLQIPQDVAFVGCGNMRYATYLKTPLSSIDHDTQQLGARAGELALQLVANPELAASSVLLEPRLIQRESTVLS, from the coding sequence GTGGCTGTCCGGCTCAAAGATATCGCTCGCGATCTGAACGTTTCCACCGTCACGGTGTCGAAGGTACTGCGCGGTAATTCCGACATCAGTGAGAAGACCCGCGCGCGCGTGCTCAAGCGCATGGCGGAATTGAAGTATCAGCCCAACATGCTTGCCCGTGGACTCGCAAGCGGCAAGACGTTCACCGTGGGTCTCGTGGTGCCGGATCTCGTCCACCCCTTCTTCGCGGAGTTCGCCAAGTCGCTCTCCGGCGTGCTGCGCGCCAGCCAGCGGGCGTTGTTGATCGCATCCTCGGAAGAGAGTCCGGAGATTGAACAGCAGGAGATTCGCACGCTGATGAGCCGCGGCGTGGATGTTCTGCTGATTGCGTCATGCCAGCCAAAGCTCAAGAGCTTCTACGAACTTGGCGACGAGCGCACGCCCTACCTGTTGATCGACCGCAACTTTCCGTACCTGGCCGCGCACTTTGTAGGGTCGGACGACTACAAGGCCGGATGCATGGCCACGCAGCACCTCATCGACATTGGCCGTCACCGGATCGCCCATATCGGCGGCCGCGATATGAGTCCATCGCTGGAACGCATGCGCGGCTATCGGGACACGTTGGCGAAGAGCGGCTTGCCAGTCGACGAAAGCATTATTCTGACGCTGGAACGGTTCGAAGAGACTGGCGACAGCCAGGGTCATGCCGCTATGCAGCAGCTGTTGAAGGCGCAGCCTCGTCCGGATGCCGTGTTTTGCTACAACGATCTGACGGCCATTGGTGCTATGGAGGCCGCGCGTGAGGCTGGTCTTCAGATTCCGCAGGATGTCGCCTTCGTCGGCTGCGGCAACATGCGGTACGCCACCTACCTGAAGACGCCACTCAGCTCAATCGACCACGATACGCAGCAGCTTGGCGCCCGGGCAGGTGAGTTGGCTCTGCAACTCGTTGCGAATCCAGAACTTGCGGCAAGCAGCGTTTTGCTGGAGCCGCGGCTGATTCAGCGTGAATCTACTGTCCTTTCGTAG
- a CDS encoding GRP family sugar transporter, whose amino-acid sequence MWLGAAEAPTKLVTAGFSPFAISLCMVAGVFTARWTFPTLLKGTSYVFRDLMARKHLLVWALLAGALWAVANTLTVFAIRDVGLAIAFPMWNTNSLIGLLWGRLLFRELQGADGKTITKVVLGGTCIVVAAIMLGFSTIHGGVTATGHNALGGVLAAIGASFMWGTMYVPYRKAYLSGMNPLSFVTAFTVGELLTVFLLTWTLDGGRHSSAFQLAHSSSMVFWLFLGGFVWVIGDLFQQFATKYVGIGRGIPLSNTNQLWGLAWGALVFGELAHADLQHKLLVAGGSVIMILGALFISTAKASVNEHSSRNRALERECSRYGLDYRETLLAQAGDEFGDRSERKRWWDYAIVIVATGFFIFLGSRAVVPPFAMNYRWIAILVAILFGSLGYATYRLHRQTRFS is encoded by the coding sequence GTGTGGCTTGGTGCGGCGGAAGCGCCTACCAAGCTGGTTACGGCGGGCTTCTCGCCCTTCGCCATCTCGCTCTGCATGGTGGCCGGCGTCTTCACCGCGCGGTGGACCTTCCCAACCCTGCTGAAGGGGACGAGCTACGTCTTCCGTGATCTGATGGCGCGCAAGCACCTGCTGGTTTGGGCGCTGCTGGCAGGAGCGCTGTGGGCTGTGGCGAACACGCTTACCGTCTTTGCGATTCGCGACGTCGGTTTGGCCATCGCCTTTCCGATGTGGAATACCAATTCCCTCATCGGCCTGCTGTGGGGGCGCCTGCTCTTCCGCGAGCTGCAGGGCGCCGACGGCAAAACGATCACCAAGGTCGTACTTGGTGGAACCTGCATCGTTGTGGCCGCGATCATGCTTGGCTTCAGCACCATCCACGGCGGCGTAACGGCGACAGGGCACAACGCGCTCGGCGGCGTGCTCGCGGCCATTGGCGCCAGCTTTATGTGGGGCACCATGTATGTGCCGTATCGCAAGGCGTATCTGAGCGGCATGAATCCGCTGTCCTTTGTGACGGCTTTCACCGTGGGCGAACTACTCACGGTCTTCCTGCTCACCTGGACGCTGGATGGCGGTCGACATTCCTCTGCCTTCCAACTGGCGCACAGCAGTTCCATGGTGTTCTGGCTGTTCCTTGGCGGGTTCGTCTGGGTCATCGGCGATCTGTTCCAACAGTTTGCGACGAAGTATGTCGGCATCGGCCGCGGCATCCCGTTGTCGAATACGAATCAGCTCTGGGGGCTGGCGTGGGGCGCGCTGGTCTTTGGCGAACTTGCTCACGCGGATCTGCAGCACAAGCTGCTGGTTGCCGGCGGATCCGTGATCATGATCCTTGGTGCGCTCTTTATCAGCACGGCCAAGGCGTCGGTCAATGAACACTCGTCGCGCAATCGCGCACTGGAACGCGAGTGCTCGCGCTACGGCCTGGACTATCGCGAGACGCTGCTGGCGCAGGCCGGTGATGAATTCGGAGATCGCTCGGAGCGCAAACGCTGGTGGGACTATGCCATCGTGATCGTTGCCACGGGGTTCTTTATCTTCCTTGGGTCGCGAGCGGTCGTGCCTCCCTTTGCCATGAACTACCGCTGGATCGCCATCCTGGTGGCCATCCTGTTCGGCAGCCTTGGCTATGCCACCTATCGGCTGCATCGTCAGACGCGCTTCTCGTAA
- a CDS encoding translocated intimin receptor Tir, giving the protein MSKNNMAKAILTDAQFWIPVVVLGLGIALLIVLH; this is encoded by the coding sequence TTGAGTAAGAACAACATGGCAAAGGCGATCCTCACGGACGCGCAATTCTGGATTCCCGTCGTTGTACTCGGCCTCGGTATTGCGTTGCTCATCGTGCTTCACTAA
- a CDS encoding Rieske (2Fe-2S) protein: protein MIVKLCAAEDLPSTGELKSFRGGNNFEICVAQLERGELVAFDNRCPHQAAPLSAGQMEGCRVICPYHAWSWDVTTGKSDNAADPDLPRYEVRRYGDEVFIQLPSAPR, encoded by the coding sequence TTGATCGTAAAGCTTTGTGCTGCGGAAGATCTGCCGTCCACCGGCGAATTGAAGTCCTTCCGCGGCGGAAACAATTTCGAGATCTGCGTCGCGCAACTGGAGCGCGGCGAACTTGTCGCCTTCGACAACCGCTGCCCGCACCAGGCTGCACCTCTCTCCGCCGGCCAGATGGAAGGCTGCCGCGTGATCTGTCCGTACCACGCGTGGAGCTGGGATGTCACCACCGGCAAGTCGGACAACGCGGCCGACCCGGACCTGCCCCGCTACGAAGTGAGGCGGTACGGCGACGAGGTGTTCATTCAGCTTCCGTCGGCCCCCCGTTGA